The following nucleotide sequence is from Larus michahellis chromosome 17, bLarMic1.1, whole genome shotgun sequence.
GACTCCTTTCAGTTTTTTGAGTCCTTTTCTGGGCTGTGTTGCTGCCTTACTGTGTGGCAGAAGGAATAAGGCTCGTGACGGGACTCTATCTGTGTGTACCTGGTGAGAAAATTtcccatttccctttttcttttcgcTCTTGAACCAAAACTACCCCAAAAGAAAATCTGCACGAGCGAGGGCAGGAGGAGCGCCAGCAACAAACCCCACACACTCACTGTAAAAAATTGCCGAGAACTGATGCGTGTTGGGTGGGCGAGTATTAATTATCAGTAAAAATGCCTAGGCTGGATGATCTCTGGAATGAGTCCCTGCTATGTCGCAGGTCCGGCTGTCTGTAATCGAGGGAGAACAACGGAGGACGGGCAGCGTGCTGCGAGCCGGAGGCGGTTCCTCTGGGGAGAGCATCCTTTCCACCTGCCCACCCTTTTCCCCGGTCCCGCGGCGGTGCCGGCACCTGGCAGGTACAaagtgctggggctgcagcatttTGTCAGACAATTTTTCCAGGGATAGTGAAAAGGCCAGCAGGCGCTCCCGGTTCTGTGTCCAGGTGCAAGGCGTACTGCTCCCCTGACAGCATCCTTTCGTTCCCCCGACTTTTCGGACAGAGCACGCGGGATTTGACCAGGAACTAGAAACAGGTCTGGGTTTGGGCAGTCTCGCTGCCTTTGCAGCCAAAGGTTTTTCCCGTAGGAATGGGTTTTGGTCTCAAGGAAGGGCATCACGGCTGAAAGAGGGCAGCTTCTCAGAAGCTCTGCTCTGACTTGGGAGGATGGCGGGGAAGGGACTTGGGTGCAATTCCTGTTTCGGGGCCGGGGCGAGCTCGGGGTCACCTGGGCTGCTGGAGTTTGGAGTGCTGGCGCTGCCTGTGCCACACAAATCCCAGCCCACAGACACTGTTAGAGCACACACGGGTTTATTTGCTTCCAGACAAAGGGGTAAGGGGCTGTGGGTTACACCGGCAGAGCTTTTTGCAACCAGACACgctgctgttttcctccccagCGTCCACGTGCTACCCGCTGATGGAGGCACGCTTGCGGGCCACCAGGCTCAACACGGCTTCGCAGTCGGCGCCGGCGTTGCCGGGAGGGCACGGCTGGACCTCACTGAACCTCACGTCAAAGCCGGCGCCCTCCACGGCTTCCTCCACCATGTTCTTGTCCAGGCGGAGGCACGAGAAGACCTGATTGTTGAAGGCGTAGTAGGTTTCCTGCAGGACGGTGACCATCACCAGGTGTCCCCCCGGCTTCACGAGGGCACCGACGTTTCTCAGGGCGCTGCGGAAGGTGGCCAGGTCCTTGCAGGCGGCCTCCAAGCAGAGGGTGGAGACGATGCAGTCGGCGGGGGGCAGGGACACGGGCTCCGTGGGGTTGGCTTTGGTCACGTCGCACTTCAGAACCTGCTTCACCTTCTTTCGcagtttctcctctttctcagcCCACTTCTCCCTAGcaagtaaataaacaaatagcAGAAGGGTTGTTACATGGTTATTCAGCACCTGCGCCTGCGACTTTGTGTATGCCGTGGGCGGTAGGAAGCCAGCCTCACCTGTCCCCTTCCAGCTCGCAAACGTATTCCACCACCGGCCTCCAGTCGAAGGCTCCCGCTTCCTTCTTCagccacttctccagctcccgGCGGTTCTGGTCCGTGTAGTCCAAGGCGATGATCTCCTGGAAGTGCTCGCAAGCGGACAGAAGCTGGTAGATGGTGGGGCCGCAGCCGACGTCTATCAGGGTATCGCCTCTCAGCCCATCTGGTGCGGGGTTGCGGGGGGAGACCATCCCGGCGAGGATGGAGACGGAGGGGACGGACGGATGGAGACAGATGGAGACAGAAAGGTCCCAGATCCCCACCGGGCTGTGCTTCCCCTGCCCCAGAAACGCCACCCCGAGTGCCACAGTCCCGCGGTGCAGCCCCGTCCCCCCGGTGCCCAGGGCTCTCGGGCAGCANNNNNNNNNNNNNNNNNNNNNNNNNNNNNNNNNNNNNNNNNNNNNNNNNNNNNNNNNNNNNNNNNNNNNNNNNNNNNNNNNNNNNNNNNNNNNNNNNNNNNNNNNNNNNNNNNNNNNNNNNNNNNNNNNNNNNNNNNNNNNNNNNNNNNNNNNNNNNNNNNNNNNNNNNNNNNNNNNNNNNNNNNNNNNNNNNNNNNNNNATACACACGTGGAAGTGTCCGCGTGCCTGTGTAGGTCGCTGCGCGCTGGGGCACAGGCCGAGCagccccaggacagccctgcaAAATGGCGCCGCCGGACGCCCCTGGGAGGGGACTCACCcagggaaaacattttctgcaggacCCTCAGGTTTTGCGTCAGGAAGGTGTTCGGCTGCCCCTGGCTGTCGCTCAACCTGTAAAATTCCCTCAAGTACTCCTGAGGGTTGAAACTCCGCTGGTAGACGTCTGTGCCCGTGAAGACGGCCGGAGCCTCCATGCTGCCGAGCGCGATCCCTGTTGCtcgctcctcctgccctgctctgctttcGCTTTTACCTCCCTCCGCGTCCTCCCTCTGGCTGCCGGCCCAACACGCTCCGCTCCTCAGCAGGGCCGTCCCTTCCTCCCGGCTTTCGCACCCGGCTTTACTTTTTCCATAGTAACTCGGGACTGAaatccccccagcagcccccgagCCGTACGATCCCCCGCGCCAACGGCCGCAATTAATGGCAATCCCTGGGATTACGTTACACGTCCCCGGCTTTACAGTAATTGACGGCAATAAACCAGCCCAGCGCGAGCCGGTGTCGCCGGCAGTCGCAGCCCGACAGCTCTGTAAACAGAATTAGTGTGTCGACACCTTGGCTTCTTAATAG
It contains:
- the NNMT gene encoding nicotinamide N-methyltransferase, which gives rise to MEAPAVFTGTDVYQRSFNPQEYLREFYRLSDSQGQPNTFLTQNLRVLQKMFSLDGLRGDTLIDVGCGPTIYQLLSACEHFQEIIALDYTDQNRRELEKWLKKEAGAFDWRPVVEYVCELEGDREKWAEKEEKLRKKVKQVLKCDVTKANPTEPVSLPPADCIVSTLCLEAACKDLATFRSALRNVGALVKPGGHLVMVTVLQETYYAFNNQVFSCLRLDKNMVEEAVEGAGFDVRFSEVQPCPPGNAGADCEAVLSLVARKRASISG